In a genomic window of Mesoplasma tabanidae:
- a CDS encoding lipoprotein: MKKLLAILAAIGLTATTSSVVISCTTSVKRFSKLNFSNKEIYKTFIIKMKDSGFISVSQAEKFLKISDTEIIADVLKILDKKIAEEEYRATSSTLASTLNLKEKDTTENITSNLLNDLATNKFFSEYTANIISDRKGLVDDKKYRNNHSLNPFNLFSDDAKITYSIYYKQDDDAKPTRWQVLGEFGEFEWNIPSIETLNGKDNFFIVGSPNNEKIDNLPTTKKVLNKDTSIADVKGNFLVKKSEIDDGFSGKEIMKYRFQSYINAKIIPDLYTQLISLAYLDSNLYSTNLTNTNYTRSFVRLNTSNKLVSSVQNSLTSETKSSNVKLIWSFKSKVSSDATQWVKSYKKVLGDSTGSGNVILDSNSIKALKDNFSLKEGTEENPKLENETKLGTDPFSLGLIGYNGIVKNNDTGVEAISGSLSISTDAQTAAKSIDRPTLLTGPKDQGFAVGDKGENEIVLVLPIYLNDIYDNSNVTLNPVNGTATISIPSDTWVPLGDKYSPYVDDVKELSFTKGIDVIKDKSGNPYIKATAKTGSFTLGNLKTIKVDVNNNVDTMLGIHETINKKNTTFTNGFDATEQDKVQETDKILYSVLWARNADPKSVYDLSESWRNSVQSSSDIKNLTAANKQLLIKELENGLVAGDTDYTTEAKEELYTKYIMDGDNVLFQGLYDEIAKYIKDEDGNSSD, from the coding sequence ATGAAAAAATTATTAGCTATATTAGCAGCAATTGGTTTAACTGCTACAACTTCATCAGTTGTTATTTCATGTACAACTTCAGTTAAAAGATTTTCAAAATTAAATTTTAGTAACAAAGAAATATATAAAACTTTTATTATAAAAATGAAAGATAGCGGTTTTATAAGTGTTTCACAAGCAGAAAAGTTTTTGAAAATTAGTGATACTGAAATAATTGCTGATGTTTTAAAAATATTAGATAAAAAAATTGCAGAAGAAGAATATAGAGCAACAAGTTCAACACTTGCGTCTACTTTAAATTTAAAAGAAAAAGATACTACTGAAAATATTACTTCTAATTTATTAAATGACTTAGCCACTAATAAATTCTTTAGTGAATACACAGCTAACATAATAAGTGATAGAAAAGGTTTAGTTGATGATAAAAAATATCGAAATAATCATTCTTTAAATCCTTTTAATTTATTTTCAGATGATGCTAAGATAACATATTCTATTTACTATAAGCAAGATGATGATGCTAAACCTACTAGATGACAAGTTTTAGGTGAGTTTGGTGAATTTGAATGAAATATACCAAGCATTGAAACTTTAAATGGAAAAGACAACTTCTTTATTGTTGGGTCACCTAATAATGAAAAAATAGATAACCTTCCAACTACAAAAAAAGTTTTAAACAAAGACACTTCAATAGCTGATGTAAAAGGTAATTTTTTAGTTAAGAAATCTGAAATTGACGATGGATTTAGTGGTAAGGAAATTATGAAATATCGTTTCCAAAGCTATATAAATGCTAAAATAATTCCAGATCTTTACACTCAACTAATTAGTTTAGCTTATTTAGATAGTAATTTATATTCAACAAATTTAACAAACACTAACTATACAAGGTCTTTTGTTAGACTGAATACGTCAAATAAATTAGTTTCGTCTGTTCAAAATTCTTTGACTTCTGAAACTAAGAGTTCAAATGTTAAATTAATTTGGTCTTTTAAATCAAAGGTTTCATCAGATGCTACACAATGGGTTAAATCTTATAAAAAAGTTTTAGGTGATTCAACTGGAAGTGGAAATGTAATTTTAGATTCTAATAGTATTAAAGCTTTAAAGGATAATTTTAGTCTTAAAGAAGGAACAGAAGAAAATCCTAAATTAGAAAATGAAACAAAACTAGGGACTGATCCTTTCTCATTGGGATTAATTGGTTATAATGGTATTGTTAAAAATAATGATACTGGTGTTGAAGCAATTAGTGGTTCTTTAAGTATTTCAACTGATGCTCAAACAGCAGCTAAATCAATTGATAGACCAACTCTATTAACTGGTCCAAAAGATCAAGGTTTTGCAGTTGGTGATAAAGGTGAAAACGAAATAGTTTTAGTTTTACCTATATATTTAAATGATATTTATGATAATTCAAATGTTACTTTAAATCCTGTTAATGGAACAGCAACAATTTCTATTCCAAGTGATACTTGAGTACCGCTTGGTGATAAATATAGTCCTTATGTTGATGATGTGAAAGAATTATCATTTACTAAAGGTATTGACGTTATTAAAGACAAAAGTGGAAATCCTTATATTAAGGCTACTGCTAAAACTGGTTCATTCACTTTAGGAAATTTAAAGACTATTAAAGTTGATGTTAATAATAATGTTGATACAATGCTGGGAATCCATGAAACAATAAACAAAAAAAATACAACTTTTACAAATGGTTTTGATGCAACTGAGCAAGACAAAGTTCAAGAAACTGATAAAATTTTATATTCTGTTTTATGAGCAAGAAATGCTGATCCAAAAAGTGTTTATGATTTAAGCGAAAGCTGAAGAAATTCAGTTCAATCAAGTTCAGATATTAAAAACTTAACTGCAGCTAATAAACAATTACTAATTAAAGAACTTGAAAATGGTTTAGTTGCCGGAGATACTGATTACACTACAGAAGCTAAAGAAGAATTATATACTAAATACATAATGGATGGTGACAATGTTCTATTCCAAGGTTTATATGATGAAATTGCTAAGTATATTAAAGATGAAGATGGAAATAGTTCAGACTAA
- the trmFO gene encoding methylenetetrahydrofolate--tRNA-(uracil(54)-C(5))-methyltransferase (FADH(2)-oxidizing) TrmFO — translation MQKEVNIIGAGLAGCEAAYLLANNGVKVNLFEVKSLIKNDIQKTNDLAELVCSNTLRSKSKKNAAGILKNEMRLLNSLVLQAALENEIPGDDALSVDRFGFSKYITEKIKNHENITLIEQEVFEIDYTKVTIIASGPLTTEKLGKNIELMTGNEKLFFLDASAPIITKDSIDFNKVYWASRHNEGKDGQYICIPLNEEQFNAFVDELKNAETVKLKSFEKEIYFKGCQPIEQIAKASKKVLLNGPLSPNNLADQNGETPFAVIQLRQDDAIDSLYNFVGFQTNIKWPEQKRILQTLPGLENLNIIRYGVMHKNYYINSPKLLNRALQVKRNKNIFFAGQITGVEGYIESASSGILTAINVLAYLNNMKIEQPSRRSMLGALNFYITNPKHEKLKPMKCNLGILDQLNKTAKSEFYSFDESEKEIRKFVKAISSFVKIGEGNE, via the coding sequence ATGCAAAAAGAAGTAAATATTATAGGAGCAGGATTGGCAGGTTGTGAAGCTGCTTATCTATTAGCTAATAATGGAGTGAAAGTCAATTTATTTGAAGTCAAATCTTTAATAAAAAATGATATTCAAAAAACTAATGACCTTGCAGAACTTGTTTGCTCAAATACTTTAAGAAGTAAATCTAAAAAAAATGCAGCTGGAATTTTAAAAAATGAAATGAGATTGTTAAACTCATTAGTTTTACAGGCAGCACTAGAAAATGAAATTCCCGGTGATGACGCTTTAAGTGTTGATCGATTTGGTTTTAGTAAATATATTACTGAGAAAATTAAAAATCATGAAAATATAACCTTAATTGAACAAGAAGTTTTTGAAATTGACTACACAAAAGTAACCATTATAGCTTCAGGGCCCTTAACAACAGAAAAATTAGGTAAAAATATTGAATTAATGACAGGAAATGAAAAATTATTCTTCTTAGATGCTTCTGCTCCTATCATCACAAAAGATAGTATTGATTTTAATAAGGTATATTGAGCAAGCAGACATAATGAAGGTAAAGATGGCCAATATATTTGTATACCACTTAATGAAGAACAATTTAACGCATTTGTAGATGAGTTAAAAAATGCTGAGACAGTTAAATTAAAATCTTTTGAAAAAGAAATCTATTTTAAAGGATGTCAACCAATTGAGCAAATAGCTAAGGCTAGTAAAAAAGTTTTATTAAATGGTCCTTTATCACCAAATAATTTAGCTGATCAAAACGGTGAAACTCCGTTTGCGGTTATACAGCTACGTCAAGATGACGCAATTGATTCACTTTATAATTTTGTTGGTTTTCAAACAAATATTAAATGACCTGAGCAAAAAAGAATATTACAAACATTACCAGGTCTTGAAAATTTAAATATTATTAGATATGGAGTTATGCATAAAAACTATTACATCAACTCACCCAAATTGCTTAATAGAGCATTGCAAGTTAAAAGAAATAAAAACATTTTTTTTGCTGGGCAAATAACCGGTGTTGAAGGTTATATTGAATCTGCAAGTAGTGGAATTTTAACAGCAATAAATGTTTTAGCATATTTAAATAATATGAAAATAGAACAGCCATCAAGAAGATCAATGTTGGGTGCTTTAAACTTTTATATAACAAATCCAAAACATGAAAAATTAAAACCGATGAAGTGTAACTTAGGAATTTTAGATCAGCTAAATAAAACTGCTAAATCAGAATTTTATTCATTTGATGAATCTGAAAAAGAAATAAGAAAATTTGTTAAAGCAATAAGCAGTTTTGTAAAAATAGGTGAAGGCAATGAATAG
- a CDS encoding HIT family protein, whose product MKDCLFCKIIKQEIPSYKIYENEYVYAFLDINPVTDGHALVIPKIHAENLTKTPDLYLSEVSKAKKVVAELLEEKLDGVKGFNYVSNQEAIAKQVVFHYHEHILPKFKEDEGFLHDKNVNLKYATLEDVFNEIAK is encoded by the coding sequence ATGAAAGATTGTTTATTTTGTAAAATAATAAAGCAAGAAATTCCTTCATACAAAATCTATGAGAATGAATATGTTTATGCATTCTTAGATATTAATCCTGTAACTGATGGACATGCACTAGTAATTCCAAAAATACATGCTGAAAATTTAACTAAGACTCCTGATTTATATTTATCTGAAGTAAGTAAAGCAAAAAAAGTTGTTGCTGAATTACTTGAAGAAAAGTTAGATGGAGTTAAAGGCTTTAACTATGTATCTAATCAAGAAGCAATAGCTAAACAAGTCGTATTTCATTATCATGAACACATCCTGCCAAAGTTTAAAGAGGATGAAGGTTTTTTGCATGATAAGAACGTTAATCTTAAATATGCAACTTTAGAAGATGTATTTAATGAAATAGCAAAATAA
- a CDS encoding uracil-DNA glycosylase, with product MNSKWNNLLANNNLFKRILETMNSAYETKEIIYPSRKDCLRLFDLISPEEIKVVIIGQDPYHNPKQANGIAFSASNEIKTPKSLINIFKELDNDLNVKHYQNNDLSGWVKQGVLLINTCWTVIENNPGSHAKLGWQEIVSDILSNLNKSNPNLVYCLWGNYAKKVYENLEFKTNNVISSSHPSPFSYLKGFKNTKPFSKINAILLNNNLEPIDWSK from the coding sequence ATGAATAGTAAATGAAATAATTTGTTAGCAAATAATAATCTTTTTAAAAGAATTCTTGAAACAATGAATAGTGCTTATGAAACTAAAGAAATTATTTATCCATCAAGAAAAGATTGTTTAAGGTTATTTGATTTAATATCTCCAGAAGAAATTAAAGTTGTTATTATTGGTCAAGATCCATATCATAATCCTAAACAGGCAAATGGAATTGCATTTAGTGCAAGTAATGAAATCAAAACTCCTAAAAGTTTAATTAATATTTTTAAAGAGTTAGATAATGATTTGAATGTTAAACATTATCAAAATAATGATTTAAGTGGATGAGTTAAACAAGGTGTTTTATTAATAAATACTTGTTGAACAGTTATTGAAAATAATCCCGGAAGTCATGCTAAATTAGGTTGACAAGAAATAGTTAGTGATATTTTAAGCAATTTAAATAAAAGCAATCCAAATTTGGTTTATTGTCTATGAGGTAACTATGCAAAAAAAGTTTATGAAAATTTAGAGTTTAAAACAAATAATGTAATTAGCTCTTCTCATCCATCACCTTTTAGTTATTTGAAAGGGTTTAAAAACACAAAGCCTTTTTCAAAAATAAACGCAATTTTACTTAATAATAATTTAGAACCAATTGATTGGTCTAAATAA
- a CDS encoding 3'-5' exoribonuclease YhaM family protein encodes MKKINELNNTVSSADLVVRLEKVIVSTATNGSSYLILNLSDKTGRVEARKWTVTDDDKQLLQPNAFVLFKNAAINEFRGVLQLKVNDYSILSETDLNNYGLEAKDFFIEAPINIEKNYAELMTILEGLTNQTYRELTVGLIKKYEKEFWTYPAAMSIHHNVKGGLFWHSFTLVKNALALKPSYAYASIDWELLICGAILHDIGKVIEIIDPTGTDYSLQGKVIGHISIGNTELNKIAEELNLYKDDQGNINESLTLLQHMIIASHGKKEYGSPTEPVIIEAIMLSMFDDLDAKVFKINDELNKVEHKTWTPRIISVDGKMFYKHKK; translated from the coding sequence ATGAAAAAAATAAATGAATTAAATAACACAGTGTCATCAGCTGATCTAGTTGTTAGACTTGAAAAAGTTATTGTTTCAACAGCAACTAATGGTTCATCATATTTAATTTTAAATTTATCAGATAAAACTGGTAGAGTAGAAGCTAGAAAATGAACTGTAACAGATGATGATAAACAATTATTGCAACCAAATGCTTTTGTTTTATTTAAGAATGCTGCTATAAACGAATTTAGAGGTGTATTACAGCTTAAAGTAAATGATTATAGTATTCTTAGCGAAACTGACTTAAACAACTATGGATTAGAGGCAAAAGACTTTTTTATTGAAGCACCAATAAACATTGAAAAGAATTATGCAGAATTAATGACTATTCTTGAAGGGTTAACAAATCAAACTTATCGTGAATTAACAGTTGGTTTAATTAAAAAATATGAAAAAGAATTTTGAACTTATCCAGCAGCAATGTCAATTCATCATAATGTTAAAGGTGGATTATTTTGACATAGTTTTACACTAGTTAAAAATGCTTTAGCTTTAAAACCAAGTTATGCTTATGCTTCAATCGATTGAGAATTATTAATTTGTGGTGCTATCCTACATGATATTGGTAAAGTAATTGAAATTATTGATCCAACTGGAACTGATTATAGTTTACAAGGAAAAGTCATTGGACATATTAGTATTGGTAATACAGAACTTAACAAAATAGCAGAAGAACTAAACTTATATAAAGATGATCAAGGAAATATTAATGAGTCGTTAACTTTATTACAACATATGATTATTGCAAGTCATGGTAAAAAAGAATATGGTTCACCAACTGAACCTGTTATCATTGAAGCTATTATGCTATCAATGTTTGATGATCTAGATGCAAAAGTATTTAAGATAAATGATGAATTAAACAAAGTTGAACACAAAACATGAACACCAAGAATAATTAGCGTTGATGGGAAAATGTTTTATAAACATAAAAAGTAA